The region CGCATACGGGCACATGTGCATGCACACCGCTTCGCGCAGCCAGCCGGCATTGAGGTAAGTGGCGGCGGTGAAAAACAGCACCCAGAACAGACTCACGCCGCCCATTTGCCAGGTCAGCAGCTCTGTGGCCAAGGGCCGGATGGGGGTGAAATAGCCGACAAAGGTCAACCCTGTCAGTACGCTGATGCTCAGCCACATCGTGTGTTTGGCCGAACGCCGGGCGAGCTTGGCCAGGCTCCACGGCGCCGCTTGCAGCTTGATGCGTTGGTTACGCTCGCCTTCGGTGACCTTTTCGCACCACATGAACAGCCAGGTAAACGAGCTTTGCGGGCAGGTGTAGCCGCACCACACGCGACCGGCAAACACGGTTATCGCAAACAGGCCGAAAGCGCAGATGATCAGCAGCGCCGACAGCAGGATGAAATCCTGGGGCCAGAAAGTGGCGCCGAAGATGTGGAATTTGCTTTCAGCCAAGTCCCAGAGTACGGCTTGGCGCCCACCCCAATTCAGCCACACGGTGCCGAAAAACGCCAGGAACAGCAAAGCGGCGCCGCTCACACGCAAGGTACGGAACAGGCCGGTGAAGCTGCGGGTATGAATCAAGTTGTCGCTGGATTTGGCCTTCACCTTCTTTGGGTGCAGGGGCTCAAAGGTTTCCACGGTTGGGATTCTTTCGCTCATGGTCGTTCGCTCATCAGCCTCCATCAGGCCGATGAACTATGAGCGTCGTACTGTTTGCATAACAGACTCAGGTATGGCGATAAAAAGCGGATCAGATGGGCTTTTTACACGGTGCTGCGACAATCTGCTGCACTCCGTAACACATAGGGTGCAGCAGTATTGAGTGTGAGCTGATACAGATCAATTAAATCGCCGAACCAGGTTCAGTGACTTTCTTGTGCTGGCGCCCATCCGTTGCACCGGCCACTGTGAGCGCATCGGCCTCCGCTTCGGTGATGTAGATCTGCTCGCCGTTCAGCGCCACGTAGGACATGGCCTTGGCAATGTCGGTGCTGACCGTTACATCACGTGCCGGTAGGATCTGTTCCTGGCCGTCGTCGTTGACTTTGAAATAGCACGTCTGATTTTCGATACGGACTGGCATGGTGATCTCCTTTTCAAAGGCTGGTGATCGTTAGGGTGAGGTGCGTTGCCAGGCGTTCCAGGCAACTGACTGGCGGTCGCTGCTGTCCATGCTTTGACGGCAATCTTTACCAACCCCTACAAAGGACCGCATCCATGGACGCCTGGTGGCAAGAAGTCCTGCAAACGCTGCAAGCCGAGTTCGCCGATATCGGTGACGCACGGCAGCTCACCCAGATTACCGTGCGCCTGCTGATCGCCGCGATCCTGGGCGGCATCCTCGGTTTTGAGCGAGAACAGAAGGGCAAGGCGGCCGGCGTGCGCACTCATATGCTGGTGGCAATGGGGGCCGCATTATTTGTGTTGGTGCCGCAGATGTCCGGTAGCCAGGCGGATGCCATGAGCCGGGTGCTGCAGGGC is a window of Pseudomonas antarctica DNA encoding:
- a CDS encoding DUF3203 family protein, whose translation is MPVRIENQTCYFKVNDDGQEQILPARDVTVSTDIAKAMSYVALNGEQIYITEAEADALTVAGATDGRQHKKVTEPGSAI
- a CDS encoding MgtC/SapB family protein — protein: MDAWWQEVLQTLQAEFADIGDARQLTQITVRLLIAAILGGILGFEREQKGKAAGVRTHMLVAMGAALFVLVPQMSGSQADAMSRVLQGVIAGIGFLGAGTILKGKEDEQGQHVKGLTTAAGLWMTAAIGVAAGMGRESTAVLSTLLALAVFSVMPMIVKRLEKNE